CCAACTGCACCAGATGCAGCCGATACATAGACGGTCTCTCCTTTCTTAGGGGAACATACTTCATAAAATCCAGCATATGCAGTCATACCGGGCATGCCTATGAGGAAGAGAGAAAAGCCATGAAGGAGAGTATATATATCCAGACATACTATACTACTTACACATGGGTACAACGTTCAACTTCATGATCTCTGCCTGAACCCAAGACTCACTCTTGGGACACTATCAAATGATTCCTTACAACAAAAACAAGAGCAAGGCCGAGATAGAACATACCGAGAAGTCCAGTGTAGTAGGATAATGGAACATGGGTGTCATGGATCTTGAAATGAATTTCAGGAGTAATAACACTATACTCCTCCCATCCAACGATTCCCCAAAGTAAGTCGCCTTGTTTATAGTCTGGATGACCAGACTCTATCACTCTAGACACTCCAAACCCTAAGATCGGCTACACCAAACACACAATGGTGCAATCAACACGggatagagagagagactatAACACATGTATTATAGTCAACTAGTTTGAAATATAAGTAGGTTGTACGTCGTACCTTTCCGGGAGTGAAACCTTGAGCAAGAGCGAGAGCAGAGGGCTTCCCCATACGACTCCTCATGTAAGGATCGCAGGACAGGTAGAGATTCTTCACCAGAACCGAGTTAGACCCCTCCGGAAGACTAAGTTCTACGGTGGTGGTAGTGATCTCAAAATCAGACTCCTTAGGGAAACCACTCACGTAGTCTCTTAGTATGACCTGCTTGTTCGTAGCCGTCGCTCCACCATTTCCTCCGGTACTCATCGTTTACTTCTCTAAGATTCACTTCTTAGTTCGAGGTGTTGTTGGTTACTTTCTTGGAGGATTCGACTGCTTGCTTTTATAGAGCTACGATGGTTTCAAGTGTGACGTCATTGCTGATTCGCCACTTTCTGCGGTCACAGTTCTTTTTCTCATTTCTCATACTTTCCATTTTGATAagatttctttccttttttacaattatttttcaGCTTAAACTTCTCACAAATGATTTtggaaagaatatatatttttaattgcaAGATATTTCGTATTTTTATTCCTTTGCAATGCCATTATCTGCAGTATACTCTGTACCTGTCactcataaaatattatttattgattgaaataaaattatttgataaaaaaggAGATAGTAATAAAACTCGAGGATGAGGATTTGATGGTGTAACAACTATAAGAAGCAAAACAAAGTGTTCataaaacacacatatatataactgTTTGAGAGTCCTTCAGATCGATTTGTACAACAAACatactaattttatttagaCTAATAACCACATGAGTGCATAAATAAGcttttaactttattttctaatatccACTGTGGtgttagtaattttttattacaaatatatattttttaaaaagacttaTTGTTACGGAGATTTTAGACATTAGTGTTTTTGTACATGtgatgttaatatttttatggcGCGCCTGGAGTAAACATTGCACAGAAAAACACAAAGCAAATATCAATTTCCTAGCTCCCTACAATTCATGCAAAGATAGAGCCATGTGGCCCATACAACAAGCCACACAAAAACTATTTGTTACAAGACGTCCAACTTCAGCTGCTACTTACAGGACAAATGTATATAAACGTCGTGGAATACAAGTTTGATCAGCAAAACTTCAGTAAGttatttgcttacaatataGAGCCAAGCAATGCAATTACATCAACAACTGTTGCGGCACTGAAAAAAATGTAGTATATGACCCCAGCAAGAACAATGAgacagacttttttttttggtaaatggCTTTACAATGAGACAGACATGTcttgacatataaaatataaagtgaAGAAACTGTAAGCATTGAATTCTCTATAACATTGAGCTTGATGTAAATCTACAGTACCTAGCTTGGAATAGATTTTGATCAAGTTCACTACAAAAAGACAACGGATATGAAAGGGTGAGGACATATAAAGCCACCAAGACCACCAAGAATTAAAGACCTCCTTCCAAGTCTctcataaattttaatttgctAGATAATTATTTCATAAACactgttaataaaataattaatttattttgtctAACGACTATAACTTGAAGACgattttttttgcaaataattAAGTTAAAATCTGTAAATGAAAGCCATTTACATTAGTATTTACAAAATTACctgtaaattaatatttattcacTACATTTCCTacagataaatatttttatataataatatttttacaatatcaTCGGTAAAACAATGGTCAGCAGAAAACCTTTGATAAATGTaagtaaactttaaattttaaagtccCTTTGTAAATAAATAGGAAAGTAATAAAACATAGTTTAGAGAGGAGGGAAAAAAGagagttaaaataaataattttaccggaggaaaataaaaattcaaagtcATTCGTCTGCGTCAATCTAAAGCTGCCTCCGagagaactctctctctctctctttatagGCTCCTCCTCTCCTCCTTTTCcgctctcttctctctctagaTTTTTGTCcccttcatctctctctctctcttcccctAGGGTATTTTCCTTCTCACACTCACTGTTAACAGTCGAAACATTCTACTCCGGACTTCGCACATCTCTCCCGCCATGGCGGCCGAGAAGCTAAGAGACTTGAGCCAGCCGATTGACGTCGCCGTGCTCGACGCCACCGTTGCCGCCTTCTTCGTCACCGGATCTAAGGAAGAGGTACTTCAATTTCATCTTCCTGTTCGTCGGAAAACTTGATTTGACGAATGGTAGCATAGTTTTGCGTTGTAGTGTTCTCGATTGGCTTAAGCCAGTTCTATTCAATTGCTCATTAGGCTAAGCTGAAAGTGACTTTCGTTCTCTCTCGGTTATTCAGATCTTCCTTTGGTTATAGATTATTCAAGTCATTTGTATCTGAGTTATTTACATTGAATTAATCGACACTGCTCCCATCCATGTACAGAGAGCTGCTGCTGACCAGATTTTGCGGGATTTGCAAGCTAATCCTGAGATGTGGCTTCAAGTTGTACACATTCTTCAGAACACAAAGAGCATGGATACCAAGTTCTTTGCCCTTCAGGTGAGTTTGTATTATACACCCTTTCTGGCCTTCTTTACATTAGCTGTCCTTTGCGTAATACGAACAGTTAAGTTGTTAGGCTCTCGCATCTGTTGATTATACGCGTTGCTGTCagcatttttttctttccttatAGGATATGAAATTAACTCTCTGGATGTTAGTATTTAGTCGATAAGTGAGTGCTATGCATTAACCCAAGctattttttttagataaaagttGGCAACTTGGCATAGAAATACGGTTATTTAGAATGAAAAATCTTTGGCATATTTTATGTTCTAATAGAAGTATAATACTGTTAATTAAAACTCTACTTTTAAGATACGTGACAAAGAGATATCACTTTGGGATTTGCTATCAGGTTCTAGAAGGTGTTATAAAGTACAGATGGAATGCACTACCTGTTGAACAACGAGATGGAATGAAAAATTACATCTCGGAGGTCATTGTACAGGTATATATACTTCTGGAGGCCTTGGGGTTGTTCTCTGGATTAAACTTTTGGAAGCTATGCTAACAATGATATTTGCCTTGCAGCTCTCCAGCAATGAAGCATCTTTCAGATCGGAAAGGCTCTATGTCAACAAGCTCAATGTTATCCTGGTTCAGGTATCTTCAGCACTGCCTACTAATATCCATTGCATTTGCCTTAGTTGTTATTAGTCAATTTCGTTTATGCTTACAACCGCTGGCTCATCCCACCTCGTTGGCCTTTTTAATATTCTGGCATAACATATATTGTTATACATTCACAGATAGTGAAGCATGATTGGCCGGCAAAGTGGACAAGCTTCATTCCCGATCTAGTTGCGGCTGCTAAAACTAGCGAAACTATCTGCGAAAATTGCATGATCATTTTGAAAGTAAGAAAACTTACTTGATTCTTTAATCGGTTTCTCACTGGAAACAATAACACGTCTTTCTTTGTCAGCTCCTAAGCGAAGAGGTTTTTGATTTCTCAAGAGGAGAAATGACTCAGCAAAAGATTAAAGAGCTGAAACAATCTCTAAACAGGTATGCCAGACTTTCGGAGAATATTATATTTAGTCTTGCGAAATATTAGTTCTTCAAACTCTATTAAGTATCTTGAATATGTAACTTAAGTGACGTCGGatctatcatttttgtttatctATGGTGTTTTTTTATGTGCAGCGAGTTTAAACTCATTCACGAGTTATGCCTCTATGTCCTCTCAGCTTCACAAAGACAGGATCTTATACGTTcaacactctctgctttgcatGCCTATCTTTCATGGATTCCGTTGGGCTATATTTTTGAGTCTCCTTTGGTAATAGACTTTAATCAAAGAGAGATTGATGCTGATAGATTTAAAATAAGATAGATAGTGATATTGATTGGCACCACAATTATGTTTTCTGATATCTGTTCCGGCTGTTTACAGCTTGAGACCCTCCTTAAGTTCTTTCCTATACCAGCATATAGGAATCTCACGCTTCAATGTCTGACCGAGGTACTTGATAATTTTTTGTTCTGCTTTCTTATTGCCAATTGAATGCGTCATTTAATTTTCTGTTGGCTTGAACTTTGTCTGACAGATTGCAGCTCTCAACTTCGGAGACTTTTACAATGTCCAATATGTGAAGATGTACACCATATTTATAGGGCAGCTGCAGGTATATTAGTTATCTTCTTGTGCTGCTTCTATTtgtattatcatatttttacaTGTTCTTCCATTAAACCCTGATCAATAAACTACATTCCGATTCTTCTAATTTCGTTTTTGTGAGTGAATGTAGCAATTTGGTCTACTCCATGCTTGTGTTGGCTTCTTGCCTGATGATCTACACTTTTTCATGTTTGCAGACCATTCTTTCACCGGGCACAACCATCCCTGAGGCATATTCAAACGGAAGTGGTGAAGAACAAGTAAGTATTTTTGTGCCTTTGGTTTTGAGGCAACCCTTTGATTTGAATAACTTATCAAGGCAAGGTTATGACTCTGTGTTTCTTATGTCACCTTTAGGCATTTATCCAGAACTTGGCCCTTTTTTTCACTTCGTTTTTCAAGGtaaatctttttctttgttcGAGTTGGAAATCTAGTCTTTTGGTTACTGGAATTCTGGTTTGCGTTTTAATGCTTCCAGCACTCATCATCATCTAtttcttaactatttttttttgtgcaactattatttttatgcAGTTTCATATACGAGTCTTGGAATCAGCGCCAGATACTGTCGCCTTATTACTTACGGGTCTCGAATATCTCATCAATATATCATATGTCGATGACACCGAAGTCTTTAAGGTATGTAAATTGCTGTTAATACAGTtgtgtattttattttccccTTAGTAATTGTTTTATGCGCTTTGCCCGCCATCTGAAAATGACAATTTTTGCTTGCGTGTGGATTGGGCAGGTTTGTTTGGACTACTGGAACACGTTGGTTTTGGAGCTGTTTGATGCACATCATAATTCTGATAACCCTGCAGCAAGTGTAAACCTGATGAGATTGCAGGTAATATGGATTCCTTAGACTAATAcggataaatttttttatattcgtAAGATTGAAGGGTTGATAGTCtagttgtatatattattagttgGACTGTCTTTGCTTAATTTGGGTTACCACCTTTGATTTGCATATTTCCAGATGCCTCAAGTCCTGCAACGGCGTCAACTTTATTCTAACCCAATGTCCAAATTAAGAGGGTTAATGATCAGCCGAATGGCGAAGCCTGAAGAAGTGCTtattgttgaagatgaaaatggGAATATCGTCCGTGAAACTATGAAGGACAATGATGTTCTTGTCCAGTACAAGGTACTGAATTCTTGTCCATTTCATTTAGTTAGATATATAATTCATTGAAATATTTCTAATTCAAACTCGTTGGTTATCCTTTTTGATGTATTacccatttttatttttctaaaattgcAGATAATGCGGGAGACATTAATCTATCTctcacaccttgatcatgatgATACTGAAAAGCAGGTACAGTGTGACCTTGATATAATGGTGTGTGCACATTGATTTGTGAAATGTTGAGGATTAACAGCCGGGGGGATGGGTGTTTACGGATGAGATTTTCTTTAGTAGTATCCCAAATTTAGAAGCTCTAACATTGACATGTTGTTAGCTATGAGTTTTTATGGTAGCTGTCTTTTAAGTCTGTTTCATGCTGTTATGCTGAAGTGAACATCTGATTGTCCCTTTAAAAGATGTTGAGGAAGCTAAACAAACAATTAAGCGGGGAGGAATGGGCATGGAACAATTTGAATACACTATGCTGGGCTATTGGGTCTATTTCTGGATCTATGGCAGAAGATCAGGTAAATTTTGTTACTAGAGCTCAGACTGTGTCCTTTTTCCTTTTCACATAAATGGAAGTGTTGATACAGTTCATTTCCATCTATTTGCTAGTGTACCTTAATTTCCTTGAAGATATCTTATTCAAAAAGATTGGCAGTTTGAAAtttattcttaattattttCTCTCATTGCCCCCACATTTCATGACTGCACGGTGTTCAACCTTTTGGTTCTGTGCCAACGGATGATTTGagttccatttttttcttttctcaggAAAATAGATTTTTGGTCATGGTCATTCgagatttgttaaatttatgCGAGATTACCAAAGGAAAAGACAATAAAGCTGTCATTGCTAGCAACATTATGTAAGTTTGCTCCTTCATATTCTGCTGAGTTTCTTCCTGGTTGTTGAACTTCTGTTTTGTAGTATATTCTATTTCTCTCAAGGCCACACTAAATTTATACATACTTAACTGCAGGTATGTAGTTGGTCAGTATCCAAGGTTTTTAAGGGCCCATTGGAAGTTTCTGAAGACAGTTGTGAATAAGCTGTTTGAGTTTATGCATGAGACGCATCCTGGTGTTCAGGTACCGCTCCCAAACTCTAGATATCCTGAGATGTTCATAGGTTCGTATTAATAATGTATTATTAGCTGTTAAAGTACGAGAATAAGGTTTATATAAGCTCTTGAATGCTCATCTGCTCAAGCTAGCATCTGACTCTTTTTTAGTCCAAGTTTTCTTTCATAAGATTTGCACCTTTCTAAGTACAGATGCCTAATACTTACGTTTACTTTTCAGGACATGGCCTGtgatacatttttgaaaatagttCAGAAGTGCAAACGTAAATTTGTTATTGTTCAGGTTTGTATCATTATGTTCAATCCACCTTTCTTATCCTTCCATTGTCTTCCGGATGAGCTCCTAGTTATATAGTTCACTGTGCTTCCAGGTTGGAGAGAGGGAACCGTTTGTATCTGAACTTCTATCTGGCCTTGCAGCAACTGTTCAAGATCTTGAGCCTCATCAAATTCACTCATTTTATGAATCTGTAAGTTTTCCAGATGTGGTTTTAGTTTGCCAGTCAGAGTTATATCTGTGTTGGGATTTCATGGTTTTTCTGTCTCCAGGTTGGTACTATGATCCATGCAGAATCAGATCCGCTGAAGAGAGATGAATATCTACAGAGGTTGATGGAACTCCCAAACGAGGTACGTTAATTAAAAATGTGTCTGCTAAACTTTTGTACATAGTTGGCTAAAAATGTTCTGTTTTACAATATAGAAATGGGCAGAAATCATAGGACAGGCACGCCATAGTGTAGAATTCCTCAAGGATCCAGGTGTGATACGTACAGTGCTTAATATTCTACAGGTCTGATTTCTTACCTATTCCTCAGAATGCATTATTATATCAAATCATGTGATCTTAATAGTCGAGTTTGTGTATATGCTGGTGTTTAGATAAATGATTTTACTGCAGGGTATAACTATTTCCATGTGTTACCATGCAGACGAACACTAGTGCTGCTACTTCACTAGGAACGGACTTCTTATCCCAAATTTCCTTGATATTTCTGGATATGCTCAACGTATACAGGTATATCCATCATTCTAGTCTTTTAATAGTTGACGTATCTTTCTTGCGTTGTTTTAGTTGAGAGGCTCACAGAGCTATTTCCATGTGTTTTTACGTGTTATTTTCTCCATGGCTGCACCAGAATGTACAGTGAGCTTGTGTCAACCAGCATTACTGATGGGGGCCCATATGCGTCCAAGACATCTTTTGTAAAACTCTTAaggtttgttttgttgttttcgtCAGATACACAAGGTTCTTAATGCCCACTATTTGATAAACTGGAATAACTATATATTGTAATGCTTTGCTGTACAGATCTGTTAAGAGGGAGACCCTTAAGCTGATAGAAACCTTCTTAGACAAAGCCGAAGACCAACCGCACATAGGGAAACAATTTGTGTCTCCAATGATGGAGTATGTACTTGCTGACTATGCGAGGAATGTGCCTGATGCTAGGGAATCAGAAGTTCTTTCACTTTTCGCAACGATCATAAACAAGTATGCCTCTGATTTGATGATGTGTGCCGTAGTAATTCAGATTGTGTACCATCTAACTAGTTCCAGATTGTTGTCTTCCTAATCATCATATTATCCATGCATAAATTCAAAACTTACTGCTAGATTTGATTTGGAACTTTACTTCTCTTGAAACTGGCATGATTTTGATTTGTTCTTTCAGGTACAAGGCAACAATGTTAGATGACGTACCAAACATATTTGAAGCTGTTTTCCAGTGTACATTGGAGGTAATATAACTTTGGGACTGTGTTTTTTGTTGCTCACGTTACAGCTGTTAATATAAACGAGGAGACTTGGCATTTTCATTGCTGTAAAGGAAAATGCTTCGTATACTATATTGACacttttttcgtttttttttcctttccatCCTTCTGCAGATGATAACTAAGAACTTTGAAGATTATCCGGAACACCGCCTCAAGTTTTTCTCATTACTCCGTGCTATTGCTACATTTTGTTTCCCTGCCTTGATAAAGTTGTCAAGTCAGGTATGACAATATGTTTTTGCATTTATATTTTTCCTTCGTGTGATCTGAAAAGCGTATGGCCTTATCCAAGTCTTGTCTCATTATTCAGATATTTTCTTTACTGTTCTGTCATTTTTTTGCATCAGCAACTGAAGCTAGTGATGGATTCAATTATCTGGGCATTCAGACATACTGAGAGAAATATCGCTGAAACTGGGCTTAATCTTTTGCTTGAGATGCTGAAGAACTTTCAGGTTTGGTGTTCGTTTCCCTTGTTTTAGCTCTTCTGTTGTTTTGGGCACCTGGTCTAACATTTGTCTCTGATTGTGACAGCAATCTGCGTTCTGTAATCAATTCTTCCGGTCATACTTCATACAAATCGAGCAAGAAATATTTGCTGTGTTGACTGATACATTTCATAAGCCTGGCTTCAAGCTGCATGTGCTGGTACTGCAGCATCTGTTTTGCCTGGTAAAACCGTCTCTCTTCTCCCATCTTATCTTATTGTTGGCCCTGAGTATGCTTTGGAAATGGTTTATTCTATACGCTTAGACGTCTCTGTTGATTATAACATTCAGGTTGAGAGCGGTGCTCTGACGGAACCTCTGTGGGATACTGCAACCGTACCTTACCCGTATCCGAACAACGCAGCCTTTGTTCGTGAATACACCATTAAGCTATTGAGTTCTTCATTCCCCAACATGACTGCAGCAGAGGTAAGTAAACCAGTAGTTTTGCTTTTACAGTTCTCTTGTTGTTCAAGTCTGAtattcaattaatatatat
The sequence above is drawn from the Raphanus sativus cultivar WK10039 unplaced genomic scaffold, ASM80110v3 Scaffold0072, whole genome shotgun sequence genome and encodes:
- the LOC108829762 gene encoding protein EXPORTIN 1A, which encodes MAAEKLRDLSQPIDVAVLDATVAAFFVTGSKEERAAADQILRDLQANPEMWLQVVHILQNTKSMDTKFFALQVLEGVIKYRWNALPVEQRDGMKNYISEVIVQLSSNEASFRSERLYVNKLNVILVQIVKHDWPAKWTSFIPDLVAAAKTSETICENCMIILKLLSEEVFDFSRGEMTQQKIKELKQSLNSEFKLIHELCLYVLSASQRQDLIRSTLSALHAYLSWIPLGYIFESPLLETLLKFFPIPAYRNLTLQCLTEIAALNFGDFYNVQYVKMYTIFIGQLQTILSPGTTIPEAYSNGSGEEQAFIQNLALFFTSFFKFHIRVLESAPDTVALLLTGLEYLINISYVDDTEVFKVCLDYWNTLVLELFDAHHNSDNPAASVNLMRLQMPQVLQRRQLYSNPMSKLRGLMISRMAKPEEVLIVEDENGNIVRETMKDNDVLVQYKIMRETLIYLSHLDHDDTEKQMLRKLNKQLSGEEWAWNNLNTLCWAIGSISGSMAEDQENRFLVMVIRDLLNLCEITKGKDNKAVIASNIMYVVGQYPRFLRAHWKFLKTVVNKLFEFMHETHPGVQDMACDTFLKIVQKCKRKFVIVQVGEREPFVSELLSGLAATVQDLEPHQIHSFYESVGTMIHAESDPLKRDEYLQRLMELPNEKWAEIIGQARHSVEFLKDPGVIRTVLNILQTNTSAATSLGTDFLSQISLIFLDMLNVYRMYSELVSTSITDGGPYASKTSFVKLLRSVKRETLKLIETFLDKAEDQPHIGKQFVSPMMEYVLADYARNVPDARESEVLSLFATIINKYKATMLDDVPNIFEAVFQCTLEMITKNFEDYPEHRLKFFSLLRAIATFCFPALIKLSSQQLKLVMDSIIWAFRHTERNIAETGLNLLLEMLKNFQQSAFCNQFFRSYFIQIEQEIFAVLTDTFHKPGFKLHVLVLQHLFCLVESGALTEPLWDTATVPYPYPNNAAFVREYTIKLLSSSFPNMTAAEVTQFVNGLYESRIDPSEFKKNIRDFLVQSKEFSAQDNKDLYAEEAAAQREQERQRMLSIPGLVAPNEIQDEMVDS
- the LOC108835140 gene encoding LOW QUALITY PROTEIN: NADP-dependent alkenal double bond reductase P2 (The sequence of the model RefSeq protein was modified relative to this genomic sequence to represent the inferred CDS: substituted 2 bases at 2 genomic stop codons), which encodes MSTGGNGGATATNKQVILRDYVSGFPKESDFEITTTTVELSLPEGSNSVLVKNLYLSCDPYMRSRMGKPSALALAQGFTPGKLTIIHVLXSLSLSRVDCTIVCLVXPILGFGVSRVIESGHPDYKQGDLLWGIVGWEEYSVITPEIHFKIHDTHVPLSYYTGLLGMPGMTAYAGFYEVCSPKKGETVYVSAASGAVGQLVGQFAKMMGCYVVGSAGSKEKVDLLKNKFGFDDAFNYKEEQDLSAALKRCFPKGIDIYFENVGGKMLDAVLSNMNIHGRIAVCGMISQYNLEDQEGVHNLTSIIYKRIRIQGFVVFDFFDKYSKFLEFVIPCIKEEKIAYVEDVAEGLEKAPEALVGLFYGKNVGKQVVVVARE